Proteins from a genomic interval of Streptomyces sp. NBC_00820:
- a CDS encoding Stp1/IreP family PP2C-type Ser/Thr phosphatase, producing the protein MSLSLRFAAGSHKGMIREGNEDSGYAGPRLLAIADGMGGQAAGEVASSEVISTLVTLDDDVPGSDILTSLSHAVRRANDQLRAMVEEDPQLEGMGTTLTALLWTGQRLGLVHVGDSRAYLLRDGVLSQITQDHTWVQRLVDEGRITEEEATTHPQRSLLMRALGSGDHVEPDLSIREVRAGDRYLICSDGLSGVVSHQTMEETLASYQGPQETVQELIQLALRGGGPDNITVIVADVLDLDTGDTLAAQLSDTPVVVGAVAENQHHLHDNGIMQTPAGRASHLGRQGGGEFGPPGSGDTTGFVPDGDFDGYQDENFTKPRKGRKWLKGTLYSALALAVIGGGLYGGYRWTQTQYYVGTNGSHVALYRGISQNLAWVSLSKVEKDHPEIELKYLPSYQQKQVKNTIAAGGLDQARTKIDVLSLQASACRKQAERTAADHAAAQNTQKSGTDKATGVTGTTRTSLTSKASPTPNPSATGPTSSKSPTPPATTAPRPGPSLSEDEQKVVDQCGKQ; encoded by the coding sequence ATGAGTCTGTCACTGCGCTTCGCCGCCGGATCGCACAAGGGCATGATCCGGGAGGGCAACGAGGACTCCGGTTACGCCGGTCCCCGCCTGCTCGCCATCGCCGACGGCATGGGCGGCCAGGCGGCCGGCGAGGTCGCCTCCTCCGAAGTGATCTCCACCCTGGTCACGCTCGACGACGACGTGCCCGGCTCCGACATCCTCACCTCCCTCAGCCACGCCGTACGGCGCGCCAACGACCAGCTGCGCGCCATGGTCGAGGAGGACCCCCAGCTCGAGGGCATGGGCACCACGCTCACCGCCCTGCTGTGGACCGGACAGCGACTCGGCCTCGTCCACGTCGGCGACTCGCGCGCCTACCTGCTGCGCGACGGCGTCCTCTCCCAGATCACCCAGGACCACACCTGGGTGCAGCGTCTGGTCGACGAGGGCCGCATCACCGAGGAAGAGGCCACCACCCACCCGCAGCGCTCCCTGCTGATGCGCGCGCTGGGCAGCGGCGACCACGTCGAGCCCGACCTGTCCATCCGCGAGGTCCGGGCCGGCGACCGCTACCTGATCTGCTCCGACGGCCTGTCCGGCGTCGTCTCCCACCAGACGATGGAGGAGACCCTCGCCAGCTACCAGGGCCCGCAGGAGACCGTGCAGGAGCTGATCCAGCTCGCGCTGCGCGGCGGCGGCCCCGACAACATCACCGTGATCGTCGCCGACGTCCTCGACCTGGACACCGGAGACACCCTCGCCGCACAGCTCTCCGACACCCCGGTCGTGGTCGGCGCCGTCGCCGAGAACCAGCACCACCTGCACGACAACGGCATCATGCAGACCCCGGCCGGCCGCGCCTCCCACCTCGGCCGCCAGGGCGGCGGCGAGTTCGGCCCGCCCGGCTCCGGCGACACCACCGGCTTCGTCCCCGACGGCGACTTCGACGGCTACCAGGACGAGAACTTCACCAAGCCCCGCAAGGGCCGCAAGTGGCTGAAGGGAACGCTCTACAGCGCCCTCGCCCTCGCGGTCATCGGCGGCGGCCTCTACGGCGGCTACCGCTGGACCCAGACGCAGTACTACGTCGGCACCAACGGCAGCCACGTCGCCCTCTACCGCGGGATCAGCCAGAACCTGGCCTGGGTCTCGCTGTCGAAGGTGGAGAAGGACCACCCCGAGATCGAACTCAAGTACCTGCCGTCCTACCAGCAGAAGCAGGTCAAGAACACGATCGCGGCGGGCGGACTGGACCAGGCCCGGACGAAGATCGACGTGCTGTCCCTGCAGGCCTCCGCGTGCAGGAAGCAGGCCGAACGCACGGCCGCCGACCACGCGGCGGCCCAGAACACGCAGAAGAGCGGCACGGACAAGGCCACAGGGGTCACGGGAACCACCCGCACCTCCCTCACGTCCAAGGCGTCGCCGACCCCGAACCCGTCGGCCACCGGCCCGACGTCCTCGAAGTCCCCGACCCCGCCCGCGACCACCGCGCCCAGGCCCGGCCCGAGCCTGTCCGAGGATGAGCAGAAGGTCGTCGATCAGTGCGGCAAGCAGTAA
- a CDS encoding FHA domain-containing protein FhaB/FipA — protein MSELTLTVMRLGFLAVLWLFVIVAVQVIRSDLFGTRVTQRGPQRGNRRDAARPQPAARQQSAPPQQRGQQRAQQSGGRRGRNTPSKLVVSEGILTGTTVALQGQTITLGRAHDSTIVLDDDYASSRHARIYPDRDGQWIVEDLGSTNGTYLDRSRLTTPTPIPLGAPIRIGKTVIELRK, from the coding sequence ATGTCAGAGCTGACCCTCACGGTCATGCGGCTGGGTTTCCTGGCCGTACTGTGGCTGTTCGTGATCGTGGCCGTGCAGGTCATCCGCAGCGACCTGTTCGGTACGCGTGTCACCCAGCGGGGACCGCAACGCGGCAACCGCCGGGACGCGGCACGACCGCAGCCGGCCGCCCGGCAGCAGTCCGCGCCGCCGCAGCAGCGCGGCCAGCAGCGCGCGCAGCAGAGCGGCGGCCGCCGAGGCCGCAACACTCCCAGCAAGCTGGTGGTGAGCGAGGGCATCCTGACCGGCACCACCGTCGCGCTCCAGGGCCAGACCATCACCCTGGGCCGCGCGCACGACTCCACGATCGTGCTGGACGACGACTACGCCTCCAGCCGGCATGCCAGGATCTACCCCGACCGCGACGGCCAGTGGATCGTCGAGGACCTCGGCTCCACGAACGGCACGTACCTGGACCGGTCCCGGCTGACGACCCCCACACCGATCCCGCTGGGCGCGCCGATCCGCATCGGCAAAACCGTCATCGAGCTGCGGAAGTAG
- a CDS encoding DUF3662 and FHA domain-containing protein codes for MGVLKKFEQRLEGLVNGTFAKVFKSEVQPVEIAGALQRECDNNATIWNRDRTVVPNDFIVELSTPDFERLSPYSGQLGDELAGMVRDYAKQQRYTFMGPIKVNLEKADDLDTGLYRVRSRTLAGSSDQQAPSAPAGRPGPAGGGAQGGYGYPPAGAPPMPSSPPPGGYGYPPPAAQQPATAPTSGGRTRYWIEINGTRHQISRPTLVLGRSTEADVRIDDPGVSRRHCEIRTGTPSTIQDLGSTNGIVVDGQHTTRATLRDGSRIVVGSSTIIYRQAEG; via the coding sequence ATGGGAGTCCTGAAGAAGTTCGAGCAGCGTCTCGAAGGTCTGGTCAACGGCACCTTCGCCAAGGTGTTCAAGTCCGAGGTCCAGCCCGTGGAGATCGCCGGCGCGCTCCAGCGCGAGTGCGACAACAACGCCACGATCTGGAACCGCGACCGCACGGTCGTACCCAATGACTTCATCGTGGAGCTGAGCACGCCGGACTTCGAGCGCCTCAGCCCCTACTCCGGACAGCTCGGCGACGAGCTGGCCGGCATGGTGCGCGACTACGCCAAACAGCAGCGCTACACCTTCATGGGTCCGATCAAGGTCAACCTGGAGAAGGCCGACGACCTGGACACCGGCCTGTACCGGGTGCGCAGCCGCACCCTGGCCGGCTCCAGCGACCAGCAGGCCCCCTCGGCCCCGGCCGGCAGGCCCGGACCCGCGGGAGGCGGCGCCCAGGGCGGATACGGCTATCCGCCCGCCGGAGCGCCCCCCATGCCGTCCTCGCCGCCCCCCGGCGGCTACGGCTACCCCCCGCCCGCAGCCCAGCAGCCCGCGACCGCCCCGACGAGCGGCGGACGCACCCGCTACTGGATCGAGATCAACGGCACCCGCCACCAGATCTCCCGCCCGACCCTGGTGCTGGGCCGCAGCACCGAGGCCGACGTGCGGATCGACGACCCCGGCGTCTCCCGCCGGCACTGTGAGATCCGGACCGGAACGCCCTCGACGATCCAGGATCTCGGCTCCACCAACGGCATCGTGGTGGACGGGCAGCACACCACCCGCGCTACGCTCCGCGACGGCTCGCGGATCGTCGTGGGCAGCAGCACCATCATTTACCGGCAAGCCGAAGGGTGA
- a CDS encoding DUF2252 domain-containing protein, with the protein MEVEAEAGVAETAGRGAEVGRLPRIRGFAQWPQPGSPKEQGKALRTAVPRDAHRTLDLDDARPDAVAAVEGSNTGRIPALTPIRVGRMAATPFAFLRGSAGLMAYDLARTPMTGIGTQICGDAHAANFGLYGDARGGLVIDLNDFDETVHGPWEWDLKRLAASLVLAGREAGADEDTCRAAAQDAAGAYRRTMRLLAKLPVLDAWNAIADEELVSHTDAHDLLGTLERVAEKARANTSGRFAAKSTERLEDGGRRFVDAPPVLRRVPDAEAAAVAASLESYLTTLSADRLPLLARHAVHDVAFRVVGTGSVGTRSYVVLLLDHRGEPLVLQVKEARPSALVPHLAAAGFEPPAAGHEGRRVVLGQKRMQVVSDNLLGWTTVDGRPFQVRQFRNRKGSVDPAALAADQVDDYGRMTGALLARAHAHSADPRLIAGYCGKNEELDEAVAAFAVAYADRTEADHAELVTAVRSGRIAAESGV; encoded by the coding sequence GTGGAAGTGGAAGCGGAAGCGGGAGTGGCGGAGACGGCCGGGCGGGGGGCCGAGGTGGGCCGGCTGCCCCGGATACGCGGCTTCGCCCAGTGGCCCCAGCCCGGCTCGCCGAAGGAGCAGGGCAAGGCGCTCAGGACCGCCGTGCCGCGCGACGCCCACCGCACCCTCGACCTCGACGACGCGCGCCCGGACGCGGTCGCCGCGGTCGAGGGGTCCAACACCGGCCGCATACCCGCACTGACCCCGATCCGGGTGGGCCGGATGGCGGCCACCCCCTTCGCCTTCCTGCGCGGCTCGGCCGGCCTCATGGCGTACGACCTCGCGCGCACCCCCATGACCGGGATCGGCACCCAGATATGCGGTGACGCGCACGCCGCCAACTTCGGGCTGTACGGCGACGCCCGCGGCGGCCTGGTCATCGACCTCAACGACTTCGACGAGACCGTGCACGGCCCCTGGGAGTGGGACCTGAAGCGGCTCGCGGCCTCGCTGGTGCTGGCGGGCCGGGAGGCGGGCGCCGACGAGGACACCTGCCGCGCGGCCGCCCAGGACGCGGCCGGCGCCTACCGGCGCACCATGCGGCTCCTCGCCAAGCTGCCCGTGCTGGACGCGTGGAACGCCATCGCGGACGAGGAACTCGTCTCCCACACCGACGCCCACGACCTGCTCGGCACCCTGGAGCGGGTCGCGGAGAAGGCACGGGCCAACACCAGCGGCCGGTTCGCGGCCAAGTCGACCGAGCGGCTGGAGGACGGCGGACGCCGCTTCGTCGACGCTCCCCCGGTGCTGCGCCGGGTCCCGGACGCCGAGGCCGCCGCCGTCGCCGCCTCCCTGGAGTCGTACCTGACGACGCTCTCCGCGGACCGGCTGCCGCTGCTGGCCCGGCACGCCGTGCACGACGTCGCTTTCCGGGTGGTCGGCACCGGCAGCGTCGGCACCCGGTCGTACGTGGTGCTGCTGCTGGACCACCGCGGCGAGCCCCTGGTGCTCCAGGTGAAGGAGGCCCGCCCCTCCGCGCTGGTCCCGCACCTGGCCGCGGCCGGGTTCGAGCCGCCGGCCGCCGGGCACGAGGGGCGCCGGGTGGTCCTCGGGCAGAAGCGGATGCAGGTCGTCAGCGACAACCTGCTGGGCTGGACGACGGTCGACGGACGGCCGTTCCAGGTACGGCAGTTCCGCAACCGCAAGGGCAGCGTCGACCCCGCCGCCCTCGCCGCCGACCAGGTCGACGACTACGGCCGCATGACCGGAGCCCTGCTCGCCCGCGCCCACGCCCACAGCGCCGACCCCCGCCTGATCGCCGGGTACTGCGGCAAGAACGAGGAGCTGGACGAGGCGGTCGCCGCCTTCGCCGTCGCCTACGCCGACCGCACCGAGGCCGACCACGCGGAGTTGGTGACCGCGGTGCGGTCAGGACGGATCGCGGCCGAGTCGGGCGTGTGA
- a CDS encoding rhodanese-like domain-containing protein produces the protein MPTVEVTDLKDDDFLLDVREDDEWQAGHAAGALHIPMSEFVARYGELTEAAPQDGRVNVICRSGGRSAQVTMYLGQQGIDAVNVGGGMQAWESAGRPVVTDDGQPGFVR, from the coding sequence GTGCCCACGGTCGAGGTCACGGACCTCAAGGACGACGACTTTCTGCTGGACGTCCGCGAGGACGACGAGTGGCAGGCGGGTCATGCCGCGGGCGCGCTGCACATCCCCATGAGCGAGTTCGTCGCCCGGTACGGCGAGCTGACCGAGGCCGCCCCGCAGGACGGCCGGGTCAACGTGATCTGCCGCTCCGGCGGCCGCTCGGCCCAGGTCACGATGTACCTGGGCCAGCAGGGCATCGACGCCGTGAACGTCGGCGGCGGCATGCAGGCCTGGGAGTCGGCCGGCCGCCCCGTGGTCACGGACGACGGGCAGCCCGGCTTCGTTCGATAG
- a CDS encoding 2Fe-2S iron-sulfur cluster-binding protein yields the protein MARFHPLPVAAVDRLTDDSVALTLTVPPELREEYRHAPGQHLTLRRSADGVEIRRTYSICSPAPDPAGAGPGTLRVGVRLVDGGAFSTYALKEIGVGDELEVMTPAGRFTLDPAPGWYAAVVGGSGITPVLSIVATLLAREPEARFCLIRGDRTAASTMFLEEVADLKDRYPERLQLVTVLSREEQQAGLPSGRLDRERLAGLLPALLPVDQVAGWFLCGPYGLVQGAEEALRGLGVDRTRIHQEIFHVDGGSAPAATGQAPAHSTVTARLDGRGGTWPVQDGESLLDTVLRNRPDAPYACKGGVCGTCRAFLVSGEIRMDRNFALETEETEAGYVLACQSHPVTESVELDFDR from the coding sequence ATGGCACGCTTCCACCCGCTCCCCGTGGCCGCGGTCGACCGGCTCACCGATGACTCCGTCGCCCTCACCCTCACCGTCCCGCCCGAGCTGCGGGAGGAGTACCGGCACGCGCCCGGCCAGCACCTCACCCTGCGGCGCAGCGCGGACGGCGTCGAGATACGGCGTACCTACTCGATCTGTTCCCCGGCCCCCGACCCGGCCGGTGCGGGCCCCGGCACCCTGCGGGTGGGCGTGCGGCTGGTCGACGGCGGTGCCTTCTCGACGTACGCGCTGAAGGAGATCGGCGTCGGGGACGAGCTGGAGGTCATGACCCCGGCCGGCCGCTTCACGCTGGACCCGGCCCCGGGTTGGTACGCGGCGGTCGTCGGCGGCAGCGGCATCACCCCGGTGCTGTCGATCGTCGCCACGCTGCTGGCACGGGAGCCGGAGGCCCGTTTCTGCCTGATACGCGGCGACCGCACGGCGGCCTCGACGATGTTCCTGGAAGAGGTCGCGGATCTGAAGGACCGCTATCCGGAACGCCTGCAGCTGGTGACCGTGCTCTCCCGGGAGGAACAGCAGGCGGGCCTGCCGTCCGGACGGCTGGACCGGGAGCGGCTCGCGGGACTGCTGCCCGCGCTGCTGCCGGTGGACCAGGTGGCGGGATGGTTCCTGTGCGGGCCGTACGGGCTGGTGCAGGGCGCGGAGGAGGCGCTGCGCGGGCTGGGCGTGGACCGGACCCGGATCCACCAGGAGATCTTCCACGTGGACGGGGGTTCGGCGCCGGCGGCCACCGGACAGGCGCCCGCGCACAGCACCGTCACCGCCCGGCTCGACGGACGCGGCGGCACCTGGCCGGTCCAGGACGGCGAGTCGCTGCTGGACACGGTCCTGCGCAACCGGCCCGACGCCCCCTACGCCTGCAAGGGCGGCGTGTGCGGCACCTGCCGGGCCTTCCTCGTCTCCGGCGAGATCCGCATGGACCGCAACTTCGCGCTGGAGACGGAGGAGACGGAGGCCGGGTACGTGCTGGCGTGCCAGTCGCACCCGGTGACGGAGTCGGTGGAGCTGGACTTCGACCGCTGA
- the paaD gene encoding 1,2-phenylacetyl-CoA epoxidase subunit PaaD, with translation MVTATALEAELLELAGSVPDPELPVLTLQELGVLRAVHVADTGAVEVDLTPTYTGCPAIEAMSMDIERVLRAHGMREVTVRTVLAPAWSTDDITPEGRRKLQEFGIAPPREHHDPGPVAVSLGPTRTTPAHTTSAHTATEEAGQPDPVRCPHCGSADTELLSRFSSTACKALRRCLGCREPFDHFKEL, from the coding sequence ATGGTGACCGCCACCGCCCTGGAGGCGGAGCTGCTGGAGCTGGCCGGTTCGGTACCCGACCCCGAACTGCCCGTGCTCACCCTCCAGGAGCTCGGCGTCCTGCGCGCGGTGCACGTCGCCGACACCGGCGCGGTGGAGGTCGATCTGACCCCGACCTACACCGGCTGCCCCGCCATCGAGGCGATGAGCATGGACATCGAGCGGGTGCTGCGCGCCCACGGCATGCGTGAGGTCACCGTCCGCACGGTGCTCGCGCCCGCCTGGTCGACCGACGACATCACCCCCGAAGGGCGCCGCAAACTCCAGGAGTTCGGCATCGCTCCCCCACGCGAACACCACGACCCCGGTCCGGTCGCCGTGTCCCTGGGACCGACCCGCACCACCCCTGCGCACACCACCTCGGCGCACACCGCCACGGAAGAAGCGGGACAGCCCGACCCGGTGCGCTGCCCGCACTGCGGGTCCGCCGACACCGAGCTGCTGAGCAGGTTCTCCTCCACCGCCTGCAAGGCGCTGCGCCGCTGTCTCGGCTGCCGTGAACCCTTCGACCACTTCAAGGAGTTGTGA
- the paaC gene encoding 1,2-phenylacetyl-CoA epoxidase subunit PaaC — protein MTATVPATAALALGDDALVLSHRLGEWAGHAPVLEEEVALANIALDLLGQARILLSMAGDEDDLAYLREERAFRNLQLVEQPNGDFAHTIARQLYFSTYQHLLYAELAAGDGPFAPLAAKAVKEVAYHRDHAEQWTLRLGDGTALSQERMGRACAALWRFTGEMFQPVEGVDVDWQAMEARWTESVADILGRATLTVPEGPRTGAWAAGAGRQGLHTESFGRMLAEMQHLHRSHPGASW, from the coding sequence GTGACCGCGACCGTCCCCGCGACCGCCGCGCTCGCCCTCGGCGACGACGCCCTGGTGCTCTCCCACCGCCTGGGGGAGTGGGCCGGGCACGCCCCCGTCCTGGAGGAGGAGGTCGCCCTCGCCAACATCGCCCTCGACCTCCTCGGCCAGGCCCGCATCCTGCTCTCCATGGCAGGCGACGAGGACGACCTGGCCTATCTGCGCGAGGAACGCGCCTTCCGCAACCTCCAGCTGGTCGAGCAGCCGAACGGCGACTTCGCCCACACCATCGCCCGCCAGCTGTACTTCTCCACCTACCAGCACCTGCTGTACGCGGAACTCGCCGCCGGAGACGGGCCGTTCGCCCCGCTGGCCGCAAAGGCCGTCAAGGAGGTCGCCTACCACCGCGACCACGCCGAGCAGTGGACCCTGCGGCTCGGCGACGGCACCGCCCTCAGCCAGGAACGGATGGGTCGGGCCTGCGCGGCGCTGTGGCGGTTCACCGGCGAGATGTTCCAGCCGGTCGAGGGCGTGGACGTCGACTGGCAGGCCATGGAGGCCCGTTGGACGGAGTCGGTGGCGGACATACTCGGCCGGGCCACCCTGACCGTGCCCGAAGGGCCGCGCACCGGCGCCTGGGCGGCGGGCGCGGGCCGGCAGGGCCTGCACACCGAGTCCTTCGGGCGGATGCTCGCCGAGATGCAGCATCTGCACCGCAGCCACCCGGGAGCGTCATGGTGA
- the paaB gene encoding 1,2-phenylacetyl-CoA epoxidase subunit PaaB: MTNTDWPLWEVFVRSRRGLSHTHAGSLHAPDAELALRNARDLYTRRGEGVSIWVVPAAVITASSPDEKDPFFEPAADKPYRHPTFYDIPEGVKHL, encoded by the coding sequence ATGACGAACACCGACTGGCCCCTGTGGGAGGTCTTCGTGCGCTCCCGGCGCGGCCTCTCCCACACCCACGCCGGCAGCCTGCACGCCCCCGACGCGGAGCTGGCCCTGCGCAACGCCCGCGACCTGTACACCCGGCGCGGCGAAGGCGTCTCGATCTGGGTCGTCCCGGCCGCCGTGATCACCGCCTCCTCGCCCGACGAGAAGGACCCGTTCTTCGAGCCGGCCGCCGACAAGCCCTACCGGCACCCGACCTTCTACGACATCCCGGAAGGGGTGAAGCACCTGTGA
- the paaA gene encoding 1,2-phenylacetyl-CoA epoxidase subunit PaaA translates to MATAAAPGTARTQADGAAGAPGTADDTAAYQHAFDTAVAADERIEPRDWMPDAYRASLVRQIAQHAHSEIIGMQPEANWITRAPSLRRKAILMAKVQDEAGHGLYLYSAAETLGTGREELLDKLHSGRQKYSSIFNYPTLTWADVGAIGWLVDGAAITNQVPLCRCSYGPYARAMVRICKEESFHQRQGYELLLALSNGTPEQHAMAQDAVDRWWWPSLMMFGPPDDESLHSAQSMEWKIKRHSNDELRQRFVDIAVPQAESLGLTLPDPDLRWNEEREHHDFGAIDWTEFWEVLKGNGPCNEQRITQRRRAHDEGAWVREAAAAYAAKHTGTTGATGERRA, encoded by the coding sequence ATGGCCACAGCAGCCGCGCCCGGCACGGCCCGCACACAGGCGGACGGGGCAGCCGGGGCACCAGGCACCGCCGACGACACGGCGGCTTACCAGCACGCCTTCGACACCGCCGTCGCCGCGGACGAGCGCATCGAGCCGCGCGACTGGATGCCCGACGCCTACCGCGCGTCCCTCGTCCGGCAGATCGCCCAGCACGCGCACTCCGAGATCATCGGCATGCAGCCGGAGGCCAACTGGATCACCCGGGCCCCCAGCCTGCGCCGCAAGGCGATCCTGATGGCCAAGGTCCAGGACGAGGCCGGCCACGGCCTGTACCTGTACAGCGCCGCCGAGACCCTCGGCACCGGCCGCGAAGAACTGCTCGACAAGCTGCACAGCGGCCGCCAGAAGTACTCCTCGATCTTCAACTACCCCACGCTGACCTGGGCCGACGTCGGCGCCATCGGCTGGCTGGTGGACGGCGCCGCGATCACCAACCAGGTCCCGCTGTGCCGCTGCTCCTACGGCCCGTACGCGCGCGCCATGGTGCGGATCTGCAAGGAGGAGTCCTTCCACCAGCGCCAGGGCTACGAGCTGCTGCTCGCCCTCAGCAACGGCACCCCGGAACAGCACGCGATGGCGCAGGACGCCGTCGACCGCTGGTGGTGGCCCTCGCTGATGATGTTCGGCCCGCCCGACGACGAGTCGCTGCACTCCGCGCAGTCGATGGAATGGAAGATCAAGCGCCACTCCAACGACGAGCTGCGCCAGCGCTTCGTCGACATCGCCGTCCCCCAGGCCGAGTCCCTCGGCCTCACCCTCCCCGACCCCGACCTGCGGTGGAACGAGGAACGGGAGCACCACGACTTCGGAGCGATCGACTGGACGGAGTTCTGGGAGGTCCTCAAGGGCAACGGCCCGTGCAACGAGCAGCGGATCACCCAGCGCCGCCGCGCACACGACGAGGGCGCCTGGGTACGGGAGGCGGCCGCGGCCTACGCGGCCAAGCACACCGGAACCACCGGTGCGACAGGAGAGAGGCGAGCATGA